From Psychrobacillus sp. FSL K6-2836, a single genomic window includes:
- a CDS encoding DUF6414 family protein: MRKIIYFDEGSATDILLIEYGGQISSIDESNGTVSLKGEAGGDLSAGASTGFLNIVKAAFNTKVSANVSHSKDTLATKTVTNTILTDFVTLKEKLVGNKTIEILEGYKVTALKDSFAFMKMYAPYMKIFREGSEAIDELRDLDLQNIDEILTAAKGYYEMVAYKNQTEIVLRFNINAFKNAYMLTDLPKMNLTFIAIEVGDCNKEELIMQNELSGDSPSIESLNIHAIMGNNSSIQSGANTKLKLYDVILAGIGEIQYEN, from the coding sequence ATGCGTAAAATAATATATTTTGATGAAGGTTCAGCAACAGATATTCTGCTAATTGAATATGGAGGACAAATTTCCTCAATTGACGAGAGCAATGGGACAGTTAGTCTGAAGGGTGAAGCAGGTGGAGATCTTTCAGCTGGAGCAAGTACTGGATTTTTAAATATCGTTAAAGCAGCATTCAATACAAAAGTAAGTGCTAATGTTTCTCATAGCAAAGATACACTGGCCACTAAAACAGTCACAAATACAATTTTAACTGATTTTGTTACTTTGAAAGAAAAATTAGTGGGGAACAAAACAATTGAGATACTTGAAGGATATAAAGTTACAGCTCTAAAAGATTCTTTTGCATTTATGAAGATGTATGCACCTTATATGAAAATTTTTAGAGAAGGTTCAGAAGCAATAGACGAACTTAGAGATCTTGACCTACAAAATATTGATGAAATTCTTACAGCAGCTAAAGGATACTATGAAATGGTTGCTTATAAAAATCAAACGGAAATAGTTCTTCGTTTTAACATTAATGCTTTTAAAAATGCATACATGTTAACCGACTTACCCAAAATGAACTTAACCTTTATTGCAATAGAGGTTGGTGATTGTAATAAAGAAGAACTTATTATGCAGAATGAACTTTCAGGTGATTCTCCTTCCATTGAATCATTGAATATACACGCTATTATGGGGAATAATTCTTCCATCCAATCTGGTGCAAATACAAAGTTAAAACTATATGATGTTATTTTAGCTGGGATAGGTGAAATTCAATATGAAAATTAA
- a CDS encoding nuclease domain-containing protein: MDIPFKFKIQEKIKSSFVNEFQDEMVDYSEYFFTTKMMNTVSEDLMIPITENRDIIMEFNSSENNARIYMDTLDYYQNSICKEDDNGNIYIEESFEPIILYKNSSTNSSNTDYYPFVPGTYQIYVTCGSEKYYAYIKVNPKQITDVELGIMREEIEEMIENLAHMLVSNESSTKMDKELEKKESISSQLLILAQNCNKIIPIVNEIKLTPRSKVINHYQLEDSSKARIIDQETVKHRLKQMDVKKRLLVPKRLITRNLPENQILVEIVRYLKKVTRTAIQYTEQMIPHIEYDTNRLSGGKYPRPENERTIYLKQIESLRENRLKMKKLYNAFNFLLQSDWVKEVNGTSSNAVGLHLDGRYRFLHQISRELKNTKQTIQLNADFSYRWKRTDKLYEMWGFIKLLKALQSPTLNFKPVKGWIYDDKEIFTTWQVPLLEEGTIISLQGAGNKTINLVYDKPISYDRKTTTFDDPLYSRFPNNRPDTRIDFYENDIYEASFIIDFKYRPATAIGNLGVSDYNNEWKAYKQLLHYSKFDSEFVSKSKDYIVPDKISRNKTPIAGVWVIFPNSINNNKSNKEIIKKDWLTKVPYSPGDDSEKIENLIFEALKYELFI, from the coding sequence ATGGACATACCATTTAAATTTAAAATTCAAGAAAAAATTAAAAGCAGCTTTGTAAATGAATTTCAAGATGAAATGGTAGACTACAGCGAATATTTTTTTACAACTAAAATGATGAATACTGTTTCAGAAGATTTAATGATTCCTATTACCGAAAACAGAGATATTATAATGGAATTTAATTCTTCCGAAAATAATGCACGTATATATATGGATACCTTAGACTATTACCAAAATTCTATATGTAAAGAAGATGATAATGGAAATATTTATATTGAAGAATCTTTTGAACCTATTATTCTTTATAAAAACTCTTCTACTAATAGTTCAAATACAGACTATTATCCGTTTGTTCCTGGTACTTACCAGATATATGTTACATGTGGTTCTGAAAAATACTATGCCTATATCAAGGTTAATCCAAAACAAATTACAGATGTTGAGTTAGGTATAATGAGAGAAGAAATAGAAGAAATGATTGAGAATTTAGCTCATATGCTAGTGAGTAATGAATCTTCTACTAAAATGGATAAAGAACTAGAAAAAAAAGAATCTATTTCTAGTCAATTACTAATATTGGCGCAAAACTGTAACAAAATAATTCCAATTGTAAATGAAATTAAGCTTACACCTAGATCTAAGGTTATCAATCATTATCAATTAGAAGACAGTTCTAAAGCTAGAATTATTGATCAAGAAACTGTAAAACATCGCTTGAAGCAAATGGATGTAAAGAAAAGATTATTAGTACCTAAGCGATTGATTACTAGAAATCTTCCAGAGAATCAGATTCTAGTAGAAATTGTTAGATATTTAAAAAAAGTGACTCGCACTGCTATTCAATATACAGAACAAATGATTCCGCACATTGAATACGATACAAACAGACTTAGCGGTGGTAAATACCCAAGACCTGAAAATGAACGAACAATTTACCTTAAACAAATTGAATCTCTAAGAGAAAATAGATTAAAAATGAAAAAATTATATAATGCTTTTAACTTTCTACTCCAATCTGATTGGGTCAAAGAAGTAAATGGGACATCCAGTAATGCAGTTGGTCTTCATTTAGACGGTCGATATAGATTTTTACATCAAATTTCACGGGAATTAAAAAACACGAAACAAACAATTCAGTTAAACGCCGACTTTTCATATCGGTGGAAAAGAACGGATAAATTGTATGAAATGTGGGGATTCATAAAATTATTAAAAGCTCTTCAATCTCCAACTTTAAATTTCAAGCCCGTAAAAGGTTGGATTTATGACGACAAAGAAATATTCACCACTTGGCAAGTTCCTTTACTCGAAGAGGGTACAATAATATCACTCCAAGGTGCCGGAAACAAAACCATAAACTTAGTTTACGATAAGCCTATTTCCTATGATAGAAAAACAACAACATTCGATGACCCATTATACTCACGCTTTCCAAATAACAGACCTGATACACGAATTGATTTCTATGAAAATGATATCTATGAAGCAAGTTTTATCATAGACTTTAAATATAGACCAGCGACAGCTATAGGAAATTTGGGAGTTAGTGATTATAATAACGAATGGAAAGCATATAAACAATTACTTCATTACTCTAAATTCGATAGTGAATTTGTGAGTAAATCAAAAGATTATATCGTTCCTGATAAAATCTCACGCAATAAGACACCTATCGCCGGAGTTTGGGTCATCTTTCCAAATTCAATTAATAATAACAAAAGTAATAAAGAAATAATAAAGAAAGACTGGCTGACCAAAGTACCATATAGTCCAGGAGATGACTCAGAAAAGATTGAAAATCTCATCTTTGAAGCATTAAAATATGAATTGTTTATATAG
- a CDS encoding DUF1643 domain-containing protein encodes MAKEYPSYVKVSEMIPIKKTYYRNLLKFDNNLQSNNQNTVVIMMNPSAADANYSDDTVNKVIHALSTISQTIYILNLFPFYEPDSKKLGDLVQKKNNLQIINQNEAAISKAIKSADKIIFAWGDVPKGLPAKLHNERVKAVIKIIEKRNKENSLYVFNYGRKKFLKFISNKKRPLHPSRKNIHSLKSIKSYYFSRSLLRLEFY; translated from the coding sequence ATGGCTAAAGAATACCCATCGTATGTGAAAGTTTCTGAAATGATTCCAATAAAGAAAACATACTATAGAAATCTTTTAAAGTTTGATAATAACCTTCAATCAAATAATCAAAACACGGTAGTAATAATGATGAATCCTAGTGCAGCGGATGCTAATTATTCAGATGATACTGTCAACAAAGTAATTCATGCTTTGAGTACAATCTCTCAAACAATTTATATATTAAACTTATTTCCATTCTATGAACCCGACTCTAAAAAATTAGGTGATTTGGTTCAAAAAAAGAATAACTTGCAGATAATTAATCAAAATGAAGCAGCAATCTCTAAAGCAATAAAAAGTGCAGATAAAATAATTTTTGCATGGGGAGATGTTCCGAAAGGGCTACCTGCTAAATTACATAACGAACGTGTGAAAGCTGTAATTAAGATTATAGAAAAGCGAAATAAGGAAAATTCACTTTATGTGTTCAACTATGGCAGAAAAAAATTTCTTAAATTTATTTCTAATAAAAAACGACCACTTCATCCTAGTAGAAAAAATATTCATAGCTTAAAAAGTATTAAATCGTATTATTTTAGCCGAAGTTTATTGCGCTTGGAATTTTATTAA
- a CDS encoding McrB family protein: MYIQTENKIFGNYYLGRLASPGEMKSGQDPLYDGASGFKVNIKILSKVPDRIETELNRLGNVVKALDTRLRSGYKYAHSEYRNSSKQEKRKQLYQDFSKSIVIFKLEYNDGYYNVINPVFTTKDKDFSPEQEFDTIPYFKVSDVNQFIDLLKSGAKITELREYIDNTRFDALMFEDSFIPPYVILQESEEKVFAYGPLNDINNDDSPVSFSFSFSDEANKIIIEDDDFLYSNYSNVESNEENLEKLTCFFIEKHASNPIRETLRKNEKKLSDEKKKDEILLNNNIQEKTNNHLEKVQGEAEQVEQKILFNFKMIAESHGLFYTDEDLYNFHTSMKTGNLVILAGMSGTGKSKIVNCYAEALGLADRGNYKKIPVRPFWQDDSDLLGYLDVLNNIYRPGDSGLIDFLIKANKDENKDQLHIVCFDEMNLARVEHYFSQFLSVLEEVSEDQRRITLYNKDYQNRLYNSREYSDTVKIADNVLFVGTVNLDESTYHFSDKVLDRANVIHLKLRKFKEVAQSAEKSNVADSIGSAAFTKTQFFGTRPSSIEENKFLLQDSELDFLWDVHELLQSANNQLGIGFRIVRQIDHYLQCLPSNNELTREKAIDLQILQRILTKIRGGEDQLSFIVGVYDGSSNQVIDSSLIRLFDQYSEISNFDDSRLRILNLAKELQVYGHTI; encoded by the coding sequence GTGTATATTCAGACAGAAAACAAAATTTTCGGTAATTATTATTTAGGAAGATTAGCAAGTCCTGGAGAAATGAAAAGTGGTCAAGATCCATTATACGATGGGGCGAGTGGATTTAAGGTAAATATTAAAATCTTATCAAAGGTTCCGGACCGCATAGAGACCGAATTGAATCGATTAGGAAACGTAGTAAAAGCACTTGATACTCGGTTGCGTAGTGGATATAAATATGCACATTCTGAATATAGAAATTCGTCAAAACAAGAGAAAAGAAAACAGTTATATCAAGATTTTAGTAAGTCTATAGTAATTTTTAAGCTTGAGTATAATGATGGATACTATAATGTTATTAATCCGGTCTTTACTACAAAAGATAAGGATTTTTCACCTGAACAAGAGTTCGATACAATTCCTTACTTTAAAGTTTCCGATGTAAATCAGTTTATTGATTTATTAAAAAGTGGTGCTAAGATTACTGAGTTACGTGAGTATATTGATAACACAAGGTTTGATGCATTAATGTTCGAAGACTCATTTATTCCTCCCTACGTTATTTTACAAGAAAGTGAAGAAAAGGTTTTTGCATATGGCCCTCTAAATGATATTAATAATGACGATAGTCCCGTTTCCTTTTCCTTTTCTTTTTCGGACGAGGCAAACAAAATTATTATTGAAGATGACGACTTTTTGTATAGTAATTACAGCAATGTAGAAAGCAATGAAGAAAATTTGGAAAAGTTGACTTGTTTCTTTATAGAAAAACATGCATCAAATCCTATTAGGGAGACATTAAGAAAAAATGAAAAAAAACTATCTGACGAAAAGAAAAAGGATGAAATACTTTTAAATAATAATATTCAAGAAAAAACTAATAATCACTTAGAAAAAGTTCAGGGAGAAGCTGAACAAGTTGAGCAAAAGATTTTATTTAATTTTAAAATGATTGCAGAGAGTCATGGTTTATTTTATACGGATGAAGATCTTTACAATTTTCACACCTCTATGAAAACTGGAAATTTAGTGATTTTAGCTGGAATGAGTGGAACTGGAAAATCTAAAATTGTAAACTGTTATGCAGAAGCTCTAGGATTAGCAGATAGAGGAAATTATAAAAAGATTCCAGTTAGACCATTTTGGCAAGATGATAGTGATTTATTAGGTTATTTAGATGTTTTAAATAATATTTACCGACCTGGCGATTCTGGTTTAATTGATTTTCTCATCAAAGCTAATAAAGACGAAAACAAAGATCAACTCCATATTGTTTGTTTTGACGAGATGAATTTGGCTCGTGTAGAGCATTATTTTTCTCAATTTCTTTCAGTATTAGAAGAAGTTAGCGAAGATCAGCGAAGAATTACCTTATACAACAAAGATTATCAAAATCGCTTATACAATTCTAGAGAATACTCTGACACTGTTAAAATAGCTGATAATGTCCTATTTGTAGGAACTGTAAATTTAGATGAATCAACATATCATTTTTCAGACAAAGTATTAGATAGGGCTAATGTAATTCATCTCAAACTTCGAAAGTTTAAAGAAGTTGCACAATCAGCTGAAAAATCAAATGTTGCTGATAGTATTGGCTCAGCAGCTTTTACGAAAACACAATTTTTTGGTACACGCCCGTCTTCTATAGAGGAAAATAAATTTCTCTTACAGGACAGTGAATTAGATTTCCTATGGGACGTTCATGAACTTTTACAAAGTGCAAATAACCAGTTAGGAATTGGTTTTAGAATAGTTAGACAAATAGATCATTATTTACAATGTTTACCTAGTAACAATGAACTTACGCGTGAAAAAGCAATCGATCTCCAAATTCTTCAACGTATACTTACAAAAATACGTGGAGGTGAGGATCAACTCTCATTTATTGTAGGTGTATATGATGGAAGTTCTAACCAAGTTATAGACAGCTCTCTAATTCGTTTGTTTGATCAATATAGTGAGATTTCAAATTTTGATGATTCAAGATTAAGAATACTTAATTTAGCCAAGGAGTTACAAGTTTATGGACATACCATTTAA
- a CDS encoding AAA family ATPase, which translates to MKINIIYGPMKEFNSKIPTEDTISLSEMVRWSDARRSNPIEDELIGTYNSLTVTTEEYGGVTDAFIERFIISILIYQNYLGYTEIYLHNPPTRIYDQIHIYNDHFELSIQFSSYPKTTKDALKEIKGNFDKKILGQSQVKIEILTALYDLTNNHDSKPKIIMLYGPPGVGKTETAQFINQAINQDNKLLRKQFSMFHNDSFYSYIFGDRTNSFAKDLIDRESNIILLDEFDKCNKVFFSAFYQLFDEGIYEDKYYNVNLKNAVILCTSNYVSEPDIRKNLGEAIFSRFDAFISFQQFSNEVKEQLIDKIYNEEIAKYSIEEIEIISTIKIPDLLKQHLSAINNARDIRRYLKQMIATPLIDYI; encoded by the coding sequence ATGAAAATTAATATTATCTACGGACCAATGAAAGAATTTAACTCGAAAATTCCAACTGAAGATACTATAAGTCTTTCAGAGATGGTCAGATGGAGTGATGCTAGGCGCTCTAATCCAATTGAAGATGAATTAATTGGTACTTATAATTCTCTAACGGTTACTACTGAAGAATATGGTGGAGTAACAGATGCATTTATCGAAAGATTTATCATCAGTATTTTGATTTACCAAAATTATTTAGGGTATACAGAAATTTACCTTCATAATCCACCTACCCGTATCTATGATCAAATCCATATTTATAATGATCATTTTGAACTTTCGATTCAGTTTTCATCCTACCCAAAGACAACTAAAGATGCTCTTAAAGAGATCAAAGGAAATTTTGATAAAAAAATACTAGGTCAATCTCAAGTGAAAATAGAGATTCTTACAGCACTTTATGATTTAACAAATAATCATGACTCTAAACCAAAAATAATTATGCTGTACGGTCCTCCCGGAGTAGGTAAAACCGAAACTGCACAATTCATAAATCAAGCTATTAACCAAGATAATAAGCTTTTAAGAAAACAATTTTCTATGTTTCATAACGATAGTTTTTACAGCTATATATTCGGAGATAGAACTAATTCATTTGCGAAAGATTTAATAGATAGAGAATCAAATATTATTTTATTAGATGAATTTGATAAGTGTAACAAGGTTTTCTTTAGTGCCTTTTATCAGTTATTTGATGAGGGAATCTATGAAGATAAATATTATAATGTCAACTTAAAAAATGCAGTAATTCTATGTACTTCAAATTATGTATCAGAGCCTGATATCAGAAAAAATCTAGGAGAAGCAATATTCTCTCGATTTGATGCTTTTATAAGTTTTCAACAATTTTCAAATGAGGTAAAAGAACAATTGATTGATAAAATTTATAACGAAGAAATCGCTAAATATTCAATAGAAGAAATTGAAATTATTTCAACAATTAAAATTCCAGATTTATTAAAACAACACTTATCTGCTATAAATAATGCACGTGATATAAGAAGATATCTTAAACAAATGATTGCTACACCCTTGATTGACTATATTTAG